The Mauremys mutica isolate MM-2020 ecotype Southern chromosome 1, ASM2049712v1, whole genome shotgun sequence genome has a segment encoding these proteins:
- the RRP7A gene encoding ribosomal RNA-processing protein 7 homolog A: MAAGRRKRVATAGAGAPAGYTAIPVKLSEKQQSPHYLYVKEHKVREGTDTTHPPNRTLFVLNIPPYCTKACLSRLFSCCSSVQSVNVCEKPGPREKPEAPKSKFFNLKTVPGFRVAYVVFKNPAGVQAAKSLSLQGPHVISSESHPVKTGIRKWIASYAASVVDPAELKAEVDTFMQTYDKKIAEEEAKAEKEEGIPDEEGWVKVTRKGRRPGLPRIEAASLRVLEREKRKRARKELLNFYAWQHRETKRENIAQLRKKFEEDKQRIALMRAQRKFRPY; this comes from the exons ATGGCGGCCGGCAGGAGGAAGCGTGTGGCTACCGCGGGGGCCGGGGCACCGGCGGGCTACACAG CCATTCCAGTTAAGCTTTCTGAGAAGCAACAGTCGCCTCACTACCTGTATGTGAAGGAACACAAAGTCCGAGAAGGCACCGATACTACCCACCCTCCAAACCGTACTCTCTTTGTCCTTAATATCCCCCCATATTGCACAAAG GCATGTCTGTCCAGGCTGTTTTCCTGCTGCTCGTCTGTCCAGTCTGTGAACGTGTGTGAGAAACCGGGGCCACGAGAGAAACCAGAGGCACCCAAGTCCAAATTCTTCAATCTCAAGACAGTTCCG GGATTCCGAGTGGCTTACGTGGTTTTTAAGAATCCGGCTGGGGTACAGGCAGCCAAGTCCCTATCTCTGCAGGGCCCTCATGTGATATCTTCAGAGAGTCACCCCGTGAAAACCGGTATCCGCA AGTGGATCGCTAGTTATGCAGCTTCAGTGGTGGATCCAGCAGAGCTGAAGGCTGAAGTGGACACCTTCATGCAAACCTATGATAAGAAAATAGCAGAG GAAGAAGCCAAAGCGGAGAAGGAGGAGGGTATTCCGGATGAAGAGGGTTGGGTGAAGGTGACACGGAAAGGCCGAAGGCCTGGACTCCCCCGGATAGAGGCTGCCAGCTTGCGGGTGCTGGAGAGGGAGAAGCGAAAAAGAGCACGCAAGGAGCTGCTCAACTTCTATGCCTGGCAGCATCGAGAGACCAAGAGAGAAA ACATAGCCCAGCTGAGGAAGAAGTTTGAGGAGGACAAGCAGAGGATTGCGCTAATGCGGGCCCAGCGCAAGTTCCGGCCATACTGA
- the SERHL2 gene encoding serine hydrolase-like protein 2 isoform X1 — protein MPSLLKWSSLPVAGMVSELKFPVPWGHIAAKSWGSPQGRPVLCLHGWLDNANTFNRLIPLLPKDYYYMAMDFGGHGLSSHRPAGFPYHFLDYVSEIRRVTAALKWSRFTLMGHSLGGTVAGMFSCIFPEMVDKLILVESYGFFPAPQGQDKGPGLGRQRKLNSPLPSRDGPSKSEESDAWLNSKRKVIESLLSLEENKHQSPKVRSPQEALQRLLQANSHLTEESGRILLQRGATEVPGGLVYNRDMRALTHNQDSPTLEQCVSFLNKIQASVLMIIAQDGIFNAEAENPSRYFVKPLLEAFQSNLKHFQLAEVTGNHFVHLNEPEVVAGLINIFLKRDQSSKARL, from the exons ATGCCCTCGCTGCTGAAATGGTCTTCTCTGCCAGTGGCAG GCATGGTCTCGGAGTTGAAGTTTCCAGTTCCTTGGGGCCACATTGCAGCCAAGAGCTGGGGATCCCCGCAAGGCCGTCCCGTGCTCTGTTTGCATGGCTGGCTGGACAATGCCAACACCTTCAACAGACTCATCCCATTGCTCCCTAAAG ATTACTATTACATGGCAATGGATTTTGGGGGCCACGGCCTGTCATCCCACCGGCCTGCGGGCTTTCCTTACCACTTCCTGGACTACGTGAGCGAGATCCGCAGGGTGACAGCAG CCTTGAAGTGGAGTCGATTTACTCTAATGGGCCACAGTTTGG GTGGGACTGTTGCAGGAATG TTCTCCTGCATTTTCCCTGAGATGGTGGATAAGCTGATCCTGGTGGAATCTTATGGCTTCTTCCCAGCTCCTCAG GGTCAGGACAAAGGCCCAGGATTAGGTAGGCAAAGGAAGCTGAACTCCCCTCTTCCCTCTAGAGATGGGCCATCCAAGTCAGAG GAAAGTGACGCATGGCTGAATTCTAAGAGGAAGGTGATTGAAAGTCTCCTGAGTCTGGAGGAGAACAAGCACCAGTCCCCTAAAGTACGCAGCCCCCAAGAAGCGCTGCAGAG GCTATTACAAGCCAACAGCCACCTGACAGAGGAGAGTGGGAGGATCTTACTGCAGCGAGGAGCGACTGAGGTGCCGGGAG GCCTGGTGTATAACAGAGACATGAGAGCCCTTACG CACAATCAAGACTCCCCGACTCTGGAGCAGTGTGTGAGCTTCTTGAACAAAATCCAGGCCAGTGTCCTAATGATCAT AGCACAGGATGGAATTTTTAATGCTGAAGCTGAAAACCCCAGCCGGTACTTTGTGAAACCCCTGCTGGAAGCATTCCAGTCCAACCTGAAG CACTTCCAGTTAGCTGAGGTGACGGGGAATCATTTTGTCCACCTGAATGAGCCTGAAGTAGTGGCTGGGCTCATCAACATCTTCCTGAAAAGGGACCAGAGCTCCAAAGCCAGGCTGTAG
- the SERHL2 gene encoding serine hydrolase-like protein 2 isoform X2 translates to MPSLLKWSSLPVAGMVSELKFPVPWGHIAAKSWGSPQGRPVLCLHGWLDNANTFNRLIPLLPKDYYYMAMDFGGHGLSSHRPAGFPYHFLDYVSEIRRVTAALKWSRFTLMGHSLGGTVAGMFSCIFPEMVDKLILVESYGFFPAPQESDAWLNSKRKVIESLLSLEENKHQSPKVRSPQEALQRLLQANSHLTEESGRILLQRGATEVPGGLVYNRDMRALTHNQDSPTLEQCVSFLNKIQASVLMIIAQDGIFNAEAENPSRYFVKPLLEAFQSNLKHFQLAEVTGNHFVHLNEPEVVAGLINIFLKRDQSSKARL, encoded by the exons ATGCCCTCGCTGCTGAAATGGTCTTCTCTGCCAGTGGCAG GCATGGTCTCGGAGTTGAAGTTTCCAGTTCCTTGGGGCCACATTGCAGCCAAGAGCTGGGGATCCCCGCAAGGCCGTCCCGTGCTCTGTTTGCATGGCTGGCTGGACAATGCCAACACCTTCAACAGACTCATCCCATTGCTCCCTAAAG ATTACTATTACATGGCAATGGATTTTGGGGGCCACGGCCTGTCATCCCACCGGCCTGCGGGCTTTCCTTACCACTTCCTGGACTACGTGAGCGAGATCCGCAGGGTGACAGCAG CCTTGAAGTGGAGTCGATTTACTCTAATGGGCCACAGTTTGG GTGGGACTGTTGCAGGAATG TTCTCCTGCATTTTCCCTGAGATGGTGGATAAGCTGATCCTGGTGGAATCTTATGGCTTCTTCCCAGCTCCTCAG GAAAGTGACGCATGGCTGAATTCTAAGAGGAAGGTGATTGAAAGTCTCCTGAGTCTGGAGGAGAACAAGCACCAGTCCCCTAAAGTACGCAGCCCCCAAGAAGCGCTGCAGAG GCTATTACAAGCCAACAGCCACCTGACAGAGGAGAGTGGGAGGATCTTACTGCAGCGAGGAGCGACTGAGGTGCCGGGAG GCCTGGTGTATAACAGAGACATGAGAGCCCTTACG CACAATCAAGACTCCCCGACTCTGGAGCAGTGTGTGAGCTTCTTGAACAAAATCCAGGCCAGTGTCCTAATGATCAT AGCACAGGATGGAATTTTTAATGCTGAAGCTGAAAACCCCAGCCGGTACTTTGTGAAACCCCTGCTGGAAGCATTCCAGTCCAACCTGAAG CACTTCCAGTTAGCTGAGGTGACGGGGAATCATTTTGTCCACCTGAATGAGCCTGAAGTAGTGGCTGGGCTCATCAACATCTTCCTGAAAAGGGACCAGAGCTCCAAAGCCAGGCTGTAG